A region of the Melitaea cinxia chromosome 1, ilMelCinx1.1, whole genome shotgun sequence genome:
ttttttttccagTACGTCATAAGTTTGTAAAACAAAGACATTAACTATTTTCCTCTTTTTAACTTTGGTTAGTCAAGggttaaaaattcaataagttatcgttatgtttgttattatttattattatttagaatattttacgaatattcgtcaattaatttctttttaatgctCTTTAAAGTGATAGATTTGGGGATTTTtcaccaataataataaaataaaaaaaaaaaaatctaaaatagttGAACATggattttttcaaatatttttctgtgaTTGCCCATACCCCTCCTGACAACCCCTTAAAGGGACCGtgacatattacaaataaccCTGTGTATGTACATGTTTGTgtactatatataatacatcGTAACTATATGCATTCGCAATGATACGTTACTTTAGTTCCTTGAGAAATCCTTGCACCAATCACActtgcattattttaaatatactttagtaacaaaaattgtacttttttatagatatacagCTGATGGAAAAACGATGCAGAAACctgatttaagtaaaataaaaaataagatagaTGACACTAGTAGAAATAGTGATAATGAAAATGAGGCTCTCTTCGAGATGGACGGCTTGAACGAGGGATCGTCCGACTGGACTGACTCGAAACCAAAGACGTTCGCGGCCACGCAGCTCGGCGCGGCGGGCAGCGAAGCGAGTCAAACAGTACAAAAAATAAGCGAACACAACGACTTCCGGCCAATAGAAGCGGCGCCCAACCCGGACGAATTCAAAACAAACGGCAACggcaaaaagaaaaagaagacaCGGAAAGCGAGCTCAAAGAAGAAGCACCAAAGAAAATCTTCGACTAGTTCAATTTCTAGTCAATCCGATCTCACCGGCTGCGAGCAGCGCGGCTCCCAGCCGACTGCTATACCCAACGCCACCGACATGAACTTCTTTAATGATCCCGAAATCTCAACAGCAACCCTTAGGtaagtaaatgttatttaattataaaatatttccataTTTCTATGTGTGGTAGAGCCAACCTGCAATTCTCACAGCTATTAACTAGCTACATTTCGTATGGGGAGTGAAAGTGTTAATAGTCAATACTTACCAACTTAACAGCCTTAGCTCTCTTTTACTCTCCTTTATCCAGTAGCTATCGAAGCAGCGGAGTCCACAAACGGAGGCGATCACTTTCTGTCAGGATTTCCAATACTATTACCGTTAAATCTATCAAACACTATTAACAAACGGTAACCACGCTTTGGACAAATGCCTTGTATGATGACGTGATCTTGATGATTCTGTTTCTCGACCCTCGAAACAGAATTTCATTATATCGGGCCCCGTAGATTGTAAGACCCGTAGAGCGTAGATGAGTATGTGTAAGGTGGTAGTATGTAGTAGTAGTGTTTGACAACGGCGTTCCCTGATTGCAGCGAAGAGTTGTCCAACATGAAGCTGAGCGGTGACAATCGTATCCCGTTGGCGCTATCCGACACGGCGTTCGAGGTGCGCGCCGCCTCCAGACACTCGTAAACATTATTCATTTATCTCAAACGCTTCGCTTTCTATTACTATCAGCCTGTATATGTAGTTCGTTCCATTTACGCAATAGACCTCTTCAAGTCTAAAGTATCTTTAAAATAGAGCATCCTAATTTTCACTTCCGTATCTGCACTATTGTAAATGTAGTGAAGTGATCGCTTGTAGCATAACTGGTttggtcgcaaacgaaaaaaaaaaacaacttaaaaataaaaattacatcgacaacaacgtaattagacgaaaaatagtcaagtaaatacgcgttatcaaagagaaatcaaaaagtagtctttttttggaagtcgattaaaaataattaacaatttaatattttaagtcacgattcacgattcagcctgtaatcaTCCCGCAGCTaagcataggtctctttctccatgtaggagaagtatcagagcttgaTCCACTGCAGGTTAGCGAATATGTTCCccgctactatgagtaacgatctttattaggtatttattataacaagcGGGACTGACGGTTTAACTTACCTTCCGAgacacagtggggagacccacaaggacagacatctaatACAAATACTCGTATATCCATCCCGACTggaaatcaaacccgcaaaccgtcggtgttttaggcgactactcgcaccactagaGCGgttgtttaatgttttaaataatcgtTGTTATCTACTTAGTTAGCCGCGCCTTGTATTTTTGTAACCTTAACACAAAAATAGTTTGCAAATGCAACTCGGAGGTCGTTAACGAAATTAAATAGCCGATAAAAGAGTTGAACGCTcgaaatagaattaaaaacGATTCTTTATTCCATGATGTGAATTAAACATTTCTTTATAGTTGGAGATccgaacttcacccatctgtttaattgattaaaatttttatttaatagtaattatattttttctgtaaCTTTTTGGtagaaatcttaaaataaagaCGATATTTGCGTTTCTCTAAaacaagaaattaatttatattattacgtttttacattttttagcATTTGaactacattataattaatttgttcacttacctaaaacaagaaaaacaacatttaatgcctttaattaaaaatatttttttacaatcagaatataaaaatatttctgtcatcACCATAGACTACATTGTTATGTTCTgacaataaattaacaaaaagatTCTTACTTAAAAAATCTACGAAACCAGTATATGAGTGTAGtgttttctttacatatatttattttagtttattaaaaaaatatttgtgtaaggATTGATTGAATAATCCTGGCCAAAAATGATCCTAGAAAATGCAAATGTTGGGTTGCTTTTAATTTTCCTGCCATAACTACTGGGAGACAGGTAAaaacaggtatattaatatatattgttctagttacATTCACCCACATTTTTAATAAGGAACCTTCTAGCCAACTTTTTtgcgatttatctttaacatactaagtaagataattatttaatttttatccataaaAGCAGATGGGTGGAGATCACGTCTAGTTCGTATTTTAGACTATTATCAATTACAATGTTTATTATTGATCTTTAATCGTGTATTGCTAATGATGAGTAATATGCAACCCGATAATTTTTGACGCTTTCAATGACACACCATTGTTGGAATAATTTAATTGAggtcaaataaaataacaagtcGACTAAACTATGCACGATAATTCCCTTAAAATTCAGCCCAATGTTCCTATTGATATAAATCTTATTGTAGATGACTGATTTGGGTCACGTTTCATTGtttaacatagttttttttatttgatacgtATTTTGTACCATTGCCTTAGTTTTGTATATATCTTtgtcattaattataatatttatacttaatactTCAAAAAGGTACccggaaaaaaatgtaatatttaaatatcggTCTTGAGGATAAAGATTCGGATAATATTGTCATTGAAAAAAGACTTCGgataatctttaatttttattgataatatatttataatctatcAAAAATGTAGACGCAGTTTACAATCATTTTATAAATGCGAGGTATATTTATTGGATTGtgataatgtataatatataaacagtgTGATGTAATTTATATGTACACGTAGtagtattttcaatattaataattatactaaagtCGTAATGTGCTTATTTTACACATTCGTCAAATGTCAATGGCACATCTAGATAAGTTTAATCTGGTGTGCGGGACAAGTGGGAGTCTAAATTGCTTTAAAGTCACTCAGGAcgcattttatttactataaacaaattcaattacagacaataaacaaatatctttcagatttgaaaatttgaatttcatattcagttatttactaattttagtttaataaatgtgtattaCTTGAACTTCAATAACAGCTATAGTACGGACGCGGAGtacgaagaatttcgtacattgACCCCTCATCTTTGATCTTTGTCGCTCGCGTATAAACATATTGCCGTTGCGCTCACACAGGTGTAGTGACAGCCGTATTCACAGTTTGTcaacctttttatttttattttttttaccaaatttaagtcacaagattcatcgtttttcatttttaatttaaatcaaaagttaataatacttatattaaatgcgAATGTGTGTTTATTGGTATCTTTTTTCAGTGTTTGTGTGTTTTTTAAGTGTACgctaaataatatttgcaaCATTTTTTGCCAAATATGTCGCAATCTAAGCAGTCACATGCTTAAAAGTTAATTGAACGACTTGTTCTAATACTAGACCCTTTCCTAGTTGGGTTACAAAAGTATAGCCACCAAATTGTACACATAGTAATGTATACactaacttttatatatatatatgtgtatatttataacttatatataagttattttctatgatttaacaaaaaatattttattctgtgaCTAGACCGATCCACGGACAGACAGCGTAGATTTAGTGTAGTGTGCAAACAACGAGTTCTAAGACATTCCAAATTCTAAACTCTACCGATTTTTTAAAACTccgtactttatataaaattttgagaacCACTGGCAGTAGGCAAAAGGGTcattgtacgaaattcttcgtgctccgcgtccgtGCTATAGTACAGAACTACGTCTAGTAGCGTGataatcgtaaaaatttattgtttagaACGAATAAGTACTCAGGAACGATAAGTTGTAGTGATTTATTAACACGTATTCTTTAATAGAGATTCTTTAGTTTATAAAACTTGAATTATAGGCTCGAGTGAAGAAAAGTTTCggattatttcattttaactcttattataaatataaaagaaacatgGTATCGGGCTCATAAATCGGATTAAGCTCTTTTACACTTTCCAATTTGTGTGTAGCAAGGAGTGTCACGGGACGCCCGTGCAGTCGGACACGGAGGTGGAGCTGGCGCGAGCCGCCGCGCCCGGCGACAAGGGCTCGCAGTCGTGGCGCTGGGGCGAGCTGCCCGAGCCGCCCGTGCGGGGCGCCGAGTCGCCCGAGtcgcccgcctcgcccgcctctcccgcctcgcccgcctcgcccgcctCGCCCGACCCGCCCGCCTCGCCCGCCGAGCCGCTCAGCTCCGACGAGGAGCGCACCGGGCGCCGCGGCGTGCTCAGCGGCATGTTCCGCTTTATGTCCACCCGAGAGGCGACCGACACCGCGCCCGAGGGCGTCTACCTGGACGATCTCGACCGCGGGCAAGTCGATCCCGATTTGTATTTCCCGAAACATCATGCGGAAAAATACCGCTCAGGTAAATCTACTGCTCGATATTGCGTACTATTTAATCACTATCGTTATCGAAACGAATTATTGAGCGTTCTTCGTTTTCTTAGGCGGTGGAAGCGCAGGCGTGTCCGGTGGACCGACCGAGGAGGAGTACGAGTCCGGAAACGGACCGTCTCTGCCTCAGTCGCCCAACTCCGCCTCGCTCGACGCACCCGCGCTCGACTCCGACGACGACGAGAAACTTCTTGCTAAGTGAGTTCATTAATTGCTATTTTTCGAAACGGCGATCCGAGTTCATTCTCGAGCACTGCGTGTCATAcaaaaatagatacaaaaaaactattctaatatatatataaattaagttaatcgttaatatatatatatatatatatatatatatatatatatatatatatattaacgatTAACGATTAAAGGTGTCTAAGTGCTCCtataagtttgtatgaaagtcatatATCATaagttcataaaaaataaaaagtttttttagttcatattagtaaaattacctaaaaatggATGGTAGATCTAAGGGGAGACTATTTTTCAAACGACTGTTTTTTGATGTCAGATCGAGGGTGAGCTCTGCTAGTAGTCTGGTAGTTTTAGCGAAAGTCAAAACAAAAATGTGGTGTGAAAAGAGTtcctaaattattgtaatataacaaTTGCCTAAATGATAtcataatcaaattttattttacatgagCGAAGTCGCAGGCAACAGCTAGTATTTGAATAAAGTGAAGCATTACTTCGCGGCCGAACAGCAGATGTTCTATGTAGTGATGTTCCGGATATCTGTATCCGCGGGAAAAATgagatccgtatccgtatccgtcaCTTTTCATGCGGATCTTTTAcggatcttttattaatttacaaattcaaTTGACAGGATAAAATGCTGCATAATAACTTAGATCACGtgataaagtaatataattaacacTTTCGCGGATAGTACGTCAGAATGGAAGATTATCATATAATGGCACAACGTACCAGGACGTTAGAAAAAATATGGTCTTGTATACCAGAacgtaacacagttccactatcaccttggaacttaaaaagccgactgatagcgggataaccatccaactgctaaaAAAATCCCATtcagagtatttttttatgtctcaaaaacaaatattttgcacCTTGAATACCAAACATATATTCTAGTAAGTTACAATACTAATATAGAACTCAAAGATAATAAATTTCTATCTTATAAGATTACTATTACACGTAGAAagttatgactttatttttataaaaataaaatgaaaaacaaataacttttttattgaaacaactttttcggattttatcgcagtttattaagttttttagatgcccgacgttttcTGGACCTGATTGCTAAATAATtgtttctcgcaaacgaaaaaaaaaccgacttcaattacaaaagtagttatcagatctcaaataTCAGTagttatcaaatttaaatgggaccacaagacaaacatcagctttcgattaaaacaagaatcataaaaattatttataaacaataaactgcCACTGCCCTCTAGTGGATAATATAGCTCAGTACGTTATACGATAGTTCAAATCGAAGTAGTAATAACGTTAACGGAAAAATAGGTGACGACAACGACGCGTACGCACCGTTACataaatacgctttatcaaagattactcattaaatctcgaacaaatttaaatgaaactacaagaaagctttcgattaaaacaagacattattaaaatcggtgaaCACAGTGAaatgttatgcggtataatacaaacgtaAATCGATGAAACAATAGTCCAGTAAATAGGtactattagatataacttgaaaagtacttataaatctcaattaaattttaatgaggcCACGTGACACGCACcgccttttgattaaaaaaagaatcatcgaaatcggtccattcagtaaaaagttctgaggtagcatacataaaaaaatgcagaCGAATTGAGAATATCCTCCATTTTTTGAAagtcgtttaacaaaaaaatacgcGCGCAATTCAAGTTGAAACCTGTCCTACCCGTCGTTACGGCGGGCGTGACGTCAACTATCGTTTTCAGGTCACACGCCGACGCCGATTGAGTGATTAAATAAAGATtcgtatccgtatccgcggatattgacactaaatatccgtatccgtatccgtatctgCGGATATTGACACTAAATATCCGTATCCGGATCCGGATTTTGACGATCCGGCACATCACTAGTTCTATGCTACGAGTATATGCGACACTCGTTCCTGTTGCAATTGAATTCAAAATGTGCCCAAAGTTTGAGACAGGATTGAATTTCAGGACCATCAGACGAGGCCGttggtaaaaattaaattcacaaaATTATCTCATAACAACAAGGATACCCAAAACTGCTTAATTCGACTGCGGAAACAAGAGTTTCAGAGCATTATACTATCTCTGTTTCATATATTATGCAATATTAACACTTCGAGATCTGATTCAGTGTGTAATATGTGTGGTGTGCAGGGGGCAGGTGTCGGTGATGGCGCGCGAGGGCGCGGTGTCACGCGCGCTGAGCTACGAGGAGTTCtgcgcgcgcggcgcggcgctggcGGGCGCGGAGCAGCTGGAGGTGCGGCTGGGCGCGCGCCGCCTACCCTGGCGCAGCGCCGGCCCGCTGCTGCTGTCGCTGCTGGCCTACCGCCGCCCGTTGCCCGCAGTGAGTCACCACCACTTGTCTCTACTCCTATCTGCTGCGGCTGGGCGCGCGCCGCCTACCCTGGCGCAGCGCCGGCCCGCTGCTGCTGTCGCTGCTGGCCTACCGCCGCCCGTTGCCCGCAGTGAGTCACCACCACTTGTCTCTACTCCTATCTGCTGCGGCTGGGCGCGCGCCGCCTACCCTGGCGCAGCGCCGGCCCGCTGCTGCTGTCGCTGCTGGCCTACCGCCGCCCGTTGCCCGCAGTGAGTCACCACCACTTGTCTCTACTCCTATCTGCTGCGGCTGGGCGCGCGCCGCCTACCCTGGCGCAGCGCCGGCCCGCTGCTGCTGTCGCTGCTGGCCTACCGCCGCCCGTTGCCCGCAGTGAGTCACCACCACTTGTCTCTACTCCTATCTGCTGCGGCTGGGCGCGCGCCGCCTACCCTGGCGCAGCGCCGGCCCGCTGCTGCTGTCGCTGCTGGCCTACCGCCGCCCGTTGCCCGCAGTGAGTCACCACCACTTGTCTCTACTCCTATCTGCTGCGGCTGGGCGCGCGCCGCCTACCCTGGCGCAGCGCCGGCCCGCTGCTGCTGTCGCTGCTGGCCTACCGCCGCCCGTTGCCCGCAGTGAGTCACCACCACTTGTCTCTACTCCTATCTGCTGCGGCTGGGCGCGCGCCGCCTACCCTGGCGCAGCGCCGGCCCGCTGCTGCTGTCGCTGCTGGCCTACCGCCGCCCGTTGCCCGCAGTGAGTCACCACCACTTGTCTCTACTCCTATCTGCTGCGGCTGGGCGCGCGCCGCCTACCCTGGCGCAGCGCCGGCCCGCTGCTGCTGTCGCTGCTGGCCTACCGCCGCCCGTTGCCCGCAGTGAGTCACCACCACTTGTCTCTACTCCTATCTGCTGCGGCTGGGCGCGCGCCGCCTACCCTGGCGCAGCGCCGGCCCGCTGCTGCTGTCGCTGCTGGCCTACCGCCGCCCGTTGCCCGCAGTGAGTCACCACCACTTGTCTCTACTCCTATCTGCTGCGGCTGGGCGCGCGCCGCCTACCCTGGCGCAGCGCCGGCCCGCTGCTGCTGTCGCTGCTGGCCTACCGCCGCCCGTTGCCCGCAGTGAGTCACCACCACTTGTCTCTACTCCTATCTGCTGCGGCTGGGCGCGCGCCGCCTACCCTGGCGCAGCGCCGGCCCGCTGCTGCTGTCGCTGCTGGCCTACCGCCGCCCGTTGCCCGCAGTGAGTCACCACCACTTGTCTCTACTCCTATCTGCTGCGGCTGGGCGCGCGCCGCCTACCCTGGCGCAGCGCCGGCCCGCTGCTGCTGTCGCTGCTGGCCTACCGCCGCCCGTTGCCCGCAGTGAGTCACCACCACTTGTCTCTACTCCTATCTGCTGCGGCTGGGCGCGCGCCGCCTACCCTGGCGCAGCGCCGGCCCGCTGCTGCTGTCGCTGCTGGCCTACCGCCGCCCGTTGCCCGCAGTGAGTCACCACCACTTGTCTCTACTCCTATCTGCTGCGGCTGGGCGCGCGCCGCCTGCCTTACTTTTTAAAAAGGAAGCCTGtatgtgttataaaaaaagaaacctaGCATAGGCAAAAAGCTGTAAACTTTATTTACtgccattttaaaatttattttgccttttatgattacaattaaaaattatattatttaacctATTTTGTTAACCCAGTAGCTAATAAAAAACTGTGCACTCAATTGTCCGCagattaagatttttaaactctATTGCCTATCTAACAGCACTATCATTAAACGTTTTTGAAATCTTAGTTTCTGTTTCGTATCTAATTACTTCCACGTCACGATGgattaaatacttatttcgATATCGATTCTTTGATAGTAATCATTTGTAAACATAAGCGGAAGTACAAAACTAATTTATGAGGATGTTATTCTGCCTATACTAATCCTTTACTTCAAGGTTGCCGGAAGATATTGCTATAGTAGCGATAAGGATGTGGTTGCAACATTGGATATGACAACAAACagcattgtaaaataaataaatgagtatGTTATGTTGGGACAGAATCGAAATTATCTATTTACCTATAGATAGATCCGAGCCCCATTATCATTAACGTACACTGATCTCGTAACCGGTGGGGGTCACTACCTCAGTTATCACCAGATGGGCTATCTAACTATACTATACCGGTGGGTTAGAGCCAACTCTATCATCGTTATATATTCATTGACTGAGGCTTGTAATTTTACGTATCGATTTCTTCCATAGCGTGTGCTTGAAGAACTGGAGAAGGGAGAAAAAGAAGACACGGCAAGCCGCGCGGACGAGGCCAGCGAAGCCAAGCCGCGCTACTCGTGGTGGAGTTGGCGACGCTCCAACCAGGATAAGAGGTACCTAGAGCATCTGTACTCCATACTCTGTCACCCGTACTCGGTTCGTTGTAATACGTCGTAGTAGGTAGTCAGTAAAACAGTCgattaaatactcattattaggaataactaaaaaaatactcGTCGGATCttgatcaaatattttatttttatgggttttaatttaattgggaccacatgacaagcaccacctttcgattaagataagaatcatcaaaatggatacacttagtaaaaagttataaggtagcaataaaaaatatagttaaattacaacctcttccttttttttaaaatcgattgaaaataaagaaagataTTTATCTGGGTCATTACACAAATCAcggattttttttgtacacaCAATTTGATTGCTTGATTCACCAattgtttacttttatataaagttaatttatatttttgttagaaaaataaaaaaaatatatagttcaaCGGTTATCATTGAATGATTGATTTTAATCGCGGAGCTAGAAAATTTTGTAATGATGTggattgaaaaataaaaatgacatttttaatgtctattattatttggtaataataattgtttgctagcaaacgaaaaaaaaaatcgacttcaattacatcgacaagtaatacaacgtaagtaaacggaaaaaaacaaatgtactagtcgtcactgcgattttcgagggtcccctcgatttatctaggattccatcatcagatcctggtttccatatcatggtaccatccttgggatatctcctttccaataattcacaaacgaaaaaataccgacttcaattacatcggcaagtaatataatatatacaacgtaaatagacaaaaaaattgtcaagtaaatacgcgctatcaaagattactcaaaagtagtcatcagatctagatctaatttaaataagactacatgacaaaGCATTACCTAtcaattaaagtaagaatcatcaaaatcgataaagagttatgcggtttaatgcaacgtaggtcgacgtaaccgacttccaaaaaaggaggaggttctcaattcgactgtatttttttttatgtatgttacattagaacttatgaccgggtggaccgatttcgacaatttttttttttaatcaaaaggtgtgtgtcaattggtccgatttaaatttatttgagatctaacaactacttttcgagttatatctaataatgcgtttttacttgacgcttttttcgtcgacctacgttgtattataccgcataactttctactggatgtactgattttgataattctttttttgttggaaaggggatatccctagtttggtaccatgataaggaaaccaggatctgatgatgggatcccagaggaatcgagggaaactctcgaaaattgcaataactttttactgggtgtaccgattttgataatttttaatttaatcgaaagctgatgtttatcatgtggtcacatataaattttatcgagatctgataactgctttttgagtaatctttgataacgcgtagttacttgactattttttcgtcgatctacgttgtattactcgtcgatgtaattgaagtcggttttttttcgtttgtgtgcaaacacaattatttgaaaataaattcaatgccaaagttcaatattttaatgttatttgtaataataatttaactgcTTTATTCGTACCTTGTATAACTTTATCTGAAATTACGTAAATTatcaatacatattaaaattaatctcattaacatatttaactaaaagtgtccttgtttttttaaaagtttaaacagTTCATATCGTTTCGCCGTAATGATACCTAATCTGTATTTGTGACGTCACGCAGGGTCGTAAAGGTCAAAAGTTACctaaactttttgttaaaacCACCTCACACAAACATGTTGCCTAAAGTTGGACTCATCATtaccgcatttttttttttattttacatccaTTTTTGTTCTTTTCATTTAAAGCCAAGAAGATTTCGAAtagcattattaaagattttttaaagaaagttaATGAACTCATTAGTGTTACTTTCGAAAATTTATACTCCTATGGAGTTTTTCCACTAAGCGAAGATGGATTTAGAAATTCGTTAACATTATCTGTGTTATGTCATATTTAGTTGGCAAGTAACTCCGCGGCATGCGTTGTAACCGTGACTAAACAAACTTACCAGACGTTTATGGCTGATTCACTAGCGGTAAATTTAGTACTTTCCACCTTGGGTATTGTTTGTGGTTAATGATCCGTGGCCCTAAGTCGTgttaaaataaatcacaattacAGCCTAATActgttaaagtaaaaaaaaatacaagaaacaAATGAGAGGCATTAAATTAAGAGCACAtactataattatacaattttaaagctATATTCAAAAATCTCTCAAATATTAGTTTACAACTGAACTTGAACTCCCTTGTATAAACTTTGTATGCttatctaaattaataaaataaaatattttatttatttattatgtaaatataatttaatatgaatatggGTGTATAATAATTACTCCGTAGATATATGGCCGTTGTCTCATCGCACCAGCC
Encoded here:
- the LOC123656080 gene encoding phosphatidate phosphatase LPIN3, coding for MSSMNYIGKFFANFYEFYNEINSATLTGAIDVVVVEQPDGSFTCSPFHVRFGKLGVLRSRFKVVDLELNGEPLNIHMKLGESGEAFFVEEVGEDEAECSAHLATSPIPASRFDELYEPRRRNSLSAVEPDHGQASDYTKRRYTADGKTMQKPDLSKIKNKIDDTSRNSDNENEALFEMDGLNEGSSDWTDSKPKTFAATQLGAAGSEASQTVQKISEHNDFRPIEAAPNPDEFKTNGNGKKKKKTRKASSKKKHQRKSSTSSISSQSDLTGCEQRGSQPTAIPNATDMNFFNDPEISTATLSEELSNMKLSGDNRIPLALSDTAFEVRAASRHSKECHGTPVQSDTEVELARAAAPGDKGSQSWRWGELPEPPVRGAESPESPASPASPASPASPASPDPPASPAEPLSSDEERTGRRGVLSGMFRFMSTREATDTAPEGVYLDDLDRGQVDPDLYFPKHHAEKYRSGGGSAGVSGGPTEEEYESGNGPSLPQSPNSASLDAPALDSDDDEKLLAKGQVSVMAREGAVSRALSYEEFCARGAALAGAEQLEVRLGARRLPWRSAGPLLLSLLAYRRPLPARVLEELEKGEKEDTASRADEASEAKPRYSWWSWRRSNQDKRSESSQPKDEELKDSSVPQDEVTKIIAKTEPIYEDKVDDWVNKIEKEVPIEEPPKSYDAIDSSETVPVCSNAGAQESSSESEHERDARRSAAFRKTLRLSSDQIKNLNLREGMNEMVFSVTTAYQGTTRCKCNVFRWRYDDKVVISDIDGTITKSDVLGHIFPLVGKDWAQSGVAQLFTKIKNNGYQLLYLSARAIGQARVTREYLRSIRQGELCLPDGPLLLNPTSLLRAFHREVIEKKPEEFKIQCLADIKALFPPGSNPFYAGYGNRVNDVCAYQAVGIPIVRIFTINYKGELKHELTQTFQSTYHVQSDMVDDLFPPLKCDKTIS